Genomic segment of Populus nigra chromosome 14, ddPopNigr1.1, whole genome shotgun sequence:
TCATTATATATCTATGATACAGAGAGTGTTCCTCCCATAGCAATCTTGGCCGGTCTTCATTATGCAGCCATAACTGACATTGCATGGTAAATTTAAATATGGTTTGAACTCTGAAGTGCCTGCCTTGCAAAAACAGATCCTAGTACACATCAATTAAATTTTGGTAGAATTAGAGTGGACCGTTTCTGTATGATTTGATGCATATTTTCCTACTGTTTAAGGCTCGGTCAGACTCGCAAAATGAGAGTTTCATTTTTCATCTTAACTTCTAAACGGCCTTCTTTTTTGTGCTATATGCTCCTGCTGCACCATCTACAATTCTTTTGGATGATACATGTGGGTTGATATTAATATCGCAAATTACTAACTATGTTTGTTGCTAATAGGTCATCTAATGCTCAGTATTTAGCTTTGTCTTCCCGAGATGGATACTGTACTTTAGTAGAATTTGAAACTAATGAACTGGGTTCGCCCATCTCCTCGGCAGGTTTGCTGTTGTTTCTCTTTTATTGCTTTTGCTAGCCCATCAATTTACTCCACAGTTTGGGCCCTTTCTTATGTGTTGTGTTTCAATCTTACATAGACGAGAGGAAAGACGCAGTCCATCAGAACAAGAGCCCTGATACGCAGGAACCAGAGTGCATGATAATTGAAACAACGACAAATAATGGTTGTATAGCAGAAGACAGTGGAAAAACAGTAGTAGCAAAGAATGAAGGAAAGCAGCCATCACCAGTCTCCATAAGTACTCCCATCTCAAATAAGCCAGCCAAGAGGCGAATCACTCCCATGGCAATTGATCCACAGTAACCTATGCGGATCTATAATGCAAATTGTTGCGGTGCAAAATGCGCCCCCCctcccaatttttttattggtgttttGTAAAAAGTTTTGGAGGGACACAAACAACAGATTTATGGGAAAGTGATGTTAGGCTTTTCTGGGAGCACTTGGTTTctattttagaaacaaaaactCAGCACCCCTCCCTTCTCtttgagaagaaaaggaaatccaAAAAGTTCTCACTGATCACAGATATACGCCTCTGCAGTATTTCAGGCAGCATTGAATGGATTGATTATTCAAGAAAGGAAACTGCTCCATACACTATTAAAATAGGGTTTTTCTTGCGTTGTAAATAGATGCAAACTTCCCCATCTTCCCACTCTGATTCTCCTTTCTATACTTTTCTCTCCCTGCAGCCGCCATGAAAAAAAACTCCTTTAATTACAACTTTCGACCTGCCAAGGCTGAAGAGAAAGCAGCGGTTGCTTGCAACAAGCCACATCATGTCACCACTCATAAACCCCAAGAATCTATGGAAGATCAGAAAGTGTATCGCCAgcaatgagatttttttaatatcacatGAGGACATGTTTGAGCGTGTTTTTAGATATTGGACACTGAAAATGGCTAACCAAGTCATCTGGGGCAATCCATGCATGGTCATCTGGGGCCATGCATATGTAAAAAGGGGCAAAGGTTTTAAGAGTGAGGAGGCATATGTGAAGAATGGACCGATTAAAGACACTCATGTACTTGGCTTTATGGATGTGAGTCCTAGCTCAATCCAGGAGATGAAATAGGGATTTTCTGGGATAGGAGCTGGCGAACTTTTGGACTAGGTTCAAGAGGTTCTTTCAATAAAGTATCAAAGTCTTAACTTTGGCTTTGATTAAGGTATCAATTTTGGACCAGGATTTTGTccccttgttttgttttaacaGGGAggtaattttgtttaattttatagcACTACTCAACAATTGATTGGCATGTtcatgatcataaaaaaaaaacaaatttatttcttgacgatcttttctttttttagatacCAAAATAGTGAAGGAGAACAAACTCcaatataaccaaaaaaaaaaaaaaaactaaaatggaagataaatttaatgtgtacataaatatattttactattcACTGCATAGTGTAAATACTATTTTACTAttctaagaaaaattaatagtaTTGATATTGAGagtgttttgatctttttacaATGCTCATTAATAATTACTTGATAGATCaaggttaaaattattttttacttttttaaaatatagttgaaTTACccatttacttttaaaataaaaaattttagaattcaCATCAAAGagctttttagttattttatttttttaacaataaaatgacTTATTATCATTAAAGtcaaaattttaaaagcttGTTTCCAGtggcttttttatcttttaattataggtttttttgCTAATATAAAGTTGATTGAGaacaatttcatcttttattaaacataaaataatattttaatgaaaaaattgttGACATGTGGGAAGCGCTCGCACCTTTCTAACGACGCTTGTGACGTCTCTTAGTTGTTAAAAACTCTCTTCCATCATGTCATTGTAATCTTCATGATGTTCTACTTCTATTTGGGTGGAGTGTGACAACGGAGGTAGAACGGTTTGTCGCTAACgacacctctctctctctctctcttctcttctcttctccacTCCACTTCACTAGGAAATTATGCTGGCCATTCAAGTTTTTAGAATTGTCCTCttagttattgatatttcaactttagtatttattcttttgatttctattttttttgttggctcttttgtaaaatttttatttattttcaattttatctttcaatctcaatttgctatatattattttttttcaatttggttacatttcttttgatttctagttttttttcttgacctttttgtacaatttttatttgtctttaattttatcattcaatacaaatttataatatgttattttttaaaaaaattggtccttatttttttttttagtttttttctttgcacttttataaaaattttatttattttcatttttatcattcaatcccaatttgtgatttattatttttttcaatttcatcctcactcttttgattgatttttttgttcttttgttaaattgatttttctttttaatttcatcattcaataaaaaaattatagttgtcctctactttatttattttatttcagttttgatccttattcttttaattattattttttattttgaattattttttataattgattttatttttatatttcatccttcaatatttatagTCATGTGTTTGAAAAGACAATGCAGGttggcatattttttttttaaaaaaattattttctttttcaatttcatcatttgatatttttttttaaaatatgctttgtgattcatttttcttttctatcaggTTATTTCAATCTCAAAATCTAAGTCACGAGTTTGGTGGATTAATCCAGGTCTGCCTACCCTTTATTACCTAGGTTACAAGTTTCGGCTAACTCAGTTTGACTCGAGTTTTTCTTGTCCAATTATgttctttcatatttaattgcTTAAGAattaagctgcattgttttttttatccaattcacaagttactgtgttttttttttaaaaatttatttactatttttttttattatctaattaaaataaaattaatttattcaatcacgTGTATAACCTCAATTGTGAATTTTCTTtccatctttaaaatattattaagacacttgaagatattttttatgaaaaaaaatattcaaccccGTAGAGGAGCACGGGTACCCATGTCTAGTGCCAACTAATGGAGACTCAAAGAGTTCTAAGAGGCCTTGATTCCGTGTAAacaaatcaactaaataaaCATTTATACAAAGAATTAGGACAAATATTTAAACGTGGAACTGAGCTTATTATAACatgaacaaaaattattttcctttgataaaacaaagaaaagaaatgattttaaataaattactgGTTGATAAAAGTACAAAATAAGTTACTTAATTCACTATTACTAGTTTCCTAGTTACataattcaattattatgtGAAGGAATTTTTTCCCAGTATTCAGACGACACTGAATCTCTTGACAGCATGATGCATTGATATAATATGATACACAATAAACCAACTGGCAAATATGAGTTTTACAATGTTTTGCCAGCTTTGTTGTGCTTTATATTTTCTTCTATTATTATCTAGGTGAGATTGAATCTCTTGAAAGCATGATGCAGATATATATTTGATGATACAGGATAAGACTTTTGGGGTAGAATTTTTAACCTATCTATATCTATATTATTGTTAGAGTCAGCTTAAGAAAATATTCTGGTACTATCCCTGCTTTGATACTGATCCCCATGGTTAGAATGGCTGAAAAcaattatgataatatttatcaGAGTGTCCCAATTTGGCATATCCACCTGCATATTACGCTGATAGGACACAGAAGTGGGCTTGAGTCAAATGATAATGCTCATTATGAGCCTGGTATCTTTTGCAGTCACTGTCATGTGGATCCCCCTTGTTTAAACATCTGTCAAATATACAATATGTTCTTGAAGGTAAAAACAAACTTGCAAAATTGTTTCTTATAAGAGAGGACACATTTTTCCGTAGCTGTTATTAAATGCTCGCTATGAGTACAGTATATATGATGTAAGCCTCAAAGTGCACggttgttgttttatgtttaatttgatGTTGCATGTCTACCCACTGAAATCAGGATTTTAATTGGGGTTGATATATATATGAGCACAACTACCACAGGAGCCTGCAGTATTTATGTTAAAGTCTATTTTTTGGagattttatttcttctcttgTGATGAAAGAGTGCtatatattcttatttaatttctttcgtGTAGTTTGGATTTCCAATTCCTAATTTGCATGGACATGACAGTACTATTCAACAAGTTAAgtttttattcaaagaaaacATATCGACAACTTtggaaaagaaataagaagTTTTACATGTATAGTCCCAGCAGGACTGTAGAATTTTGTTGTTGACGAGGAGTGTGCGATTATATTGCCACttatttcatttgtttgtttttcaatcagACCTTGTGCTCGAGATGGTGCTGATTATACTGAGAAGAGGGTGTTGCTATGTCAGAATTCAGGGGACGATCGTGAGCCGACTTGATGTGCGAACCTTCAGTTAGCTTTTcgtttttcttaatttcctcTACAAGATGCACATCCTCTTCAATGTTTAGTACTGTGATTTTCTCACCATGAGGACCTGGAACAATGGCTTCCTGGACTTTAGTATGCTCATCGAACTCTAAGATCTCAGTTTTCTGAactgttttcttccttttcttcttaatgAAGCAGCAGAGAGCCACTGAGAGGAATGCAAGAAAGAATAGACCACCGAGTGAGACAAAGACAACAATTATAACAGTCGAATGATGTCCTGGtgttggtggtggaggtggaatAACATGAGGGGGTGGAGGAATGTGATGGGGTGGTGGTGGATGAAATGGATGAGTAGGTGGTGGTGTAATCGGATGATGTGGTGGAGGAGGAACTTTTGGAGAGGGGGGAGTAACGTGTGGAGGAGGAAAATTATGGGGCGGGGACACATTTGGAGGGGATGGAGAACTATGAGGTGGCGCAACTTTTGGAGGGGATGGAGGATTATTATGTGGTGGTGGTAGAGGAAAATACGGGAAGTTGTAGTCATAGTTATTAGTGGGAGCCATTTAAATCTGGGAAAGCTTTGGAAGTTGGATAGATTGTGTTATGCTGCTGTTGAGATGTGAAGAATATGGCCTGTTCTCAATACCTATTTGTACTGCTGACTCTTGAGCAGGGTTTTGAATTGTTTAGTGTTATGCATGCTTCTAAGTTTTGAGTGACTTGACTCTCATGCTAAGTTTTTTTCAAGACTTGTCTTTGATTGCACTAAAAAAcacttcttgtgtttttttttctctgtttattAGAGAGGTTTCCTTTCTACATCTCAATTCTCAGGACAAGGATGTTGATTGGTATGAATTGTTCATAGGCTCCGATAATGACACCATCTTCCAGAGTCAAGAGGGTCATTTTATCAATCACCTAACCTGCCTGGCTTCATTTTTtagcagtttttttttccagaaaattTATGTGAAGAGCAGATAAAATTTAACCTGCTCATGTCCTATCATTTTGAATatctaaattaattgtttttataaagaatTGGCAGGGtgcatttttccttttttttttttcaaaatcaagtaTTAATATTTAGTGAATGTTCAAATCAAGCCTtagatgttttttgtttttttttttttggaaagtttcatcttttaaaaatttatgttgattttgccaagaatttgaaaatttactcttcctttcatttttctatATCTTTTTCCATGCTTCTTCCctcttcatttcttttaaatctttaaaatgcacttaaaatataataatttcgaatttatcttttataaaaaataatcaaacacattcactttttgtttttgattcatAACAGGCATATGccataatattaaaatcaaattcatcGTGTTAAATTGCAATCTCAATATGATATTTGCATACAAATTGGTTTGCTGCATAGGTATGATCATCTTCTGACTGGAACGGGATGTTATATCAAACCATGAAGAACAATCCCACCAAGTTTCCTTGATCTCCCGCAACTCGCAAGCATGAACTAAAACAAGAGCAATATATATGTTACATTAAACACTATATTGCTGTTTTCCTAATTTGGACTGTTCCCAGACAATGGGCACAACAATTGTAATGTTTGGTAGTGATTGTGATGCTAGTTGATCTCCCCACTGATAGGTTGATCCACTGCCTCCTCGGAGGCCATGATCCTGTCATCTTCTAGGGCTGCCCGTAAAGAATGAGCAGAAGTTCTTATTCTGGAACATAAGAATGTGCCTTGAGCATACATATATGCCTCTTCATAGATTAATTAGGAATTTAGGATATATACCTTGCCCAACTCCCTGAGGATTTCCActgtaaaaataaattccttTACCTTGTGAGGGAAATCATCTTTGTATGAATTGTCATGAAGAACAACCATTAGAAGGAAGCAAAATTCTCACAAACATGATGGGATCAAAATTCTCTAtttcatccttttgttttttccccctTTTGTTCAAGTAAACAATATCATGACCAAGATTTTTACTACTGAGTGGACAAGATCGTTGTTCGTTGGAGACCAAATTTCAGCCCCttctaaacaacaaaaaatttggaaaaagaatgaagaaataGGTCTCTTCAATCTGTATTTTCTGTGCAAGCTAGTACTCTTTCGTCAAAACACCAGGTGGAAACTCTTTATTGCAACATGATAACTAGTGTTGATGGAGAGAAAGCTCACCCCAaatatttagcttgaatcttCTGGCTTCAGAATTCACACAACAGCTGCTTGTAGGCCTGAGGTAGGGGTTAGATCACCTCCTGACAAGTAGTAAATGTACATTTTTTGATCTGCAATAAGGCAAGACAATCAACTAAGAATGCTGTTTTAAGTTCCCTGCCTTTAACTGCTACGGAAAATTAGCAGACAATAACTAAATGGGAGCTTTTGCGGATTGATCCACTGCTTTTATAACGGAGACTGGGTTTTCATTGTGAGAGAATCAAAACTAAATTCcttgaaaaatttcaattgtgtacttaaatatataattttgaatttttctctttaaattgattttttctttgctaaTGGAGCTTTTATGAGT
This window contains:
- the LOC133673468 gene encoding protein TRACHEARY ELEMENT DIFFERENTIATION-RELATED 7A gives rise to the protein MAPTNNYDYNFPYFPLPPPHNNPPSPPKVAPPHSSPSPPNVSPPHNFPPPHVTPPSPKVPPPPHHPITPPPTHPFHPPPPHHIPPPPHVIPPPPPTPGHHSTVIIVVFVSLGGLFFLAFLSVALCCFIKKKRKKTVQKTEILEFDEHTKVQEAIVPGPHGEKITVLNIEEDVHLVEEIKKNEKLTEGSHIKSAHDRPLNSDIATPSSQYNQHHLEHKV